DNA from Cutibacterium acnes:
CCGACCACGACGGCATCGGAGACGCCTGCGACCCCCACACCACCACAAAGACACCACGATGACCACCCACAAAAACACACACGAACAGCAATACCGCCACGCACCCCTCAACGGCCTGGCCATCGGTACCATCGTTGGAGCCGTCTGGGCACTAGCGATCTTCGGATACCAAGTATCCTCAATATTAGCAGGTGCAGACAGTAAACTCAGCTCACCTAGATTATTCATGTCATTTATTTTTCCTGCAGTTGGGTGGCTCACTGGGCTGTGGGAAAAGGCCGCAGTTTCCCGAGACAATGTGACAAAACAAAAACGCAGAGTTAAGGCCATCACTGCCGTCATGTCGAGCCTTGCTGGCGTGCTCATGGGCTCCATGGAATATTTTCTTACAAGCCTCAGGTTTGCTAGCAGCAAGGAAAAGCTCATACACTACCTTATTTTGATTGTGGTGTTCTCGCTAACAGGTTGGATTCTTGGTACGATAGGCACCATCATCAAAGATGATGGCCATCGTTTTCTTATCAAGATGAGTATCGCCACAGCGGTCGCACTGTTCACATCTGTTGCGGTTTGGTTTTTTGTATTCAGTTTCATAAGAGTGGCATTTTTCTTCGAGTTTTGATGGACGTAAGTTACGTAGGCACAGCTCTTAGCAACAACAGTAATCTTGGGGAATCGCCCCAGCCGCGGGAGGCTACAGTGTTCCCAGTTACCACGCGGCGCCACCTCCACTGCTGTTACAGAACCAGACCCCCACTGACGCGAGGCAGCAATAAATATTCACACTAATACAGACGAGGAGCAATACCGCCGCGCACCCCTAACCACCGACACCATCGCCGAAGCCCTCTAGGTGGTTATGTTTTTGCCGCCTTTCTTATTTCCGATAGGCAACTACTCACGTAACCCCTGTTCGATCGGCTGTCGTGATCGTCCCGAATACTCTGGTGGGCACGCCACCCACTCTCCCCATACCCTTGACTCCATGAATGATGCCGTGCGCAGTGATTCCTCCCCAGTCCTCGCCGTCGACGCCGGACAGTCCAGTACCCGCGTGCGGTGCGAGCCAGGGCCATGGGGGCCGGGCTGGATCGTCACCTCGTCAGGGGTGCGCACCGCACTCCCGCTAGCCCAGCAGTTTGCGACCATCATGCACGACGTCGCGACGGCTCACCCGGAGATCACCCAGTCCGAATACACAGTAGCTATCGGATCATCGGGGGCCCGCGACGACGAGGACCCCATTCCCGTCTTGCACGCTCTCAAACCCTTCGGCGTCAGTCGAGTACTGCTCGCCCACGACTCCATCACCTCTTACCTCGGTGCTCTCGGTGACCAACTGGGCGTCGTTACAGCGTCGGGCACCGGAGTCATCACTCTGGCCGTAGGCCGCCACAACGTGGCCCGAGTCGACGGCTGGGGGTACATCATCGGCGATGCCGGATCAGCCTTCTGGCTGGGCCGTCATGGCCTGGATGCTGTCATGCGCGCCCACGATGGTCGCGGCGAGCCGACAGTCCTTAGCCACACCATCGGCAACGACTTTGACGACATCGAGGCTGCCTACCTGGAACTCCATGCCGACCCGCTCATGGTCTCACGGATCGCGGCCTACTCAGCCACAGTCACCGCCGCAGCCGAAGAAGGGGACCACGTCTCCCGTGATATCTGCGTGCGCGCAGCCCATGAGCTAGCCCACTCCACCGTTACCGGTCTGCGCCAGACCGAACTCACCGACGCCGACAGCCCCGCCGTCGGTCTACTGGGCGGGGTTATGAAGTCTCAGCTCATCCATACCGCGATTACCAGGGAAATCTCTGCGGCGATGCCGGGAGCGCGAATCGTCGAGCCTCTCGGCGAGGGACTCGACGGCGCCGCTGCCCTACCAACCGTCAGTCCCGAGTCCCCGCTCGGCCAGCGCATCCACGTCGCCCAGTGAGCCACAACACCGCAGAATTCTGACGGCGGGGTGGACCATGAGGACCACCCCGCCGTACGTCTCCAGGACGAACACCGCTACAGCTGGGCGGACAAGAATGTCATCAACGATCGAAAGAATCCCAGCCCGTCGGTCCCGGCGCCGGTGAGCTCCTCTACAGAATGCTCCGGGTGCGGCATGAGCCCGACCACGTTGCCCGCCTCATTAGTGATGCCAGCGATGTCGTGGACCGATCCATTCGGATTAGCGGTGTAGCGGAAGACGACCCGATTATTGGCCTCCAGCGCAGCTACGGTTGCAGCGTCCGCCACGTAGTTACCCTCGCCGTGCTTAGCAGCAATATGAATGCGCTCGCTGGGACGGAAGTCGCAGGTCCACACGGTGTCCACGCTGGCAACTTGAAGCTGCTGCACCGAACAGTGGAAGCGTCGTTTCTCGTTACGCATCAGGGTGCCAGGCAGCAGATGGGATTCGCACAGTACCTGAAACCCGTTGCAGATACCGAGCACTGGCAGGCCCCCATCGACAGCTCTGCGAATAGACGACATCACTGGCGAGGCAGCAGCCAAAGCTCCTGCACGCAGGTAATCACCATAAGAGAAGCCTCCCGGAAGGATGACGGCGTCGACCCCAGCCAGATCGGTCGAGGCGTACCACAACGACACAGGCTCAGCCCCGGCCAGGCGAACGGCCCGCGCTGCATCCTGGTCGTCGAGAGTGCCAGGGAAGGTGACGACTCCAATGCGCACCATCGTCAGTCCTCCACGTGCACGTCGAAGGATTCAATGACGGTGTTGGCCAACAGCTCAGAGGCCACCTGACGGATCTCGTCGAGACGATCTTCCAAACCCTCACCAGTGATCTCGAAACGCTTACCCTGGCGCACCGTCAAGCCGTCATGGCCAAGCCGAGCGAGCACCGACGTGATGGCCTTGCCCTGGGGATCCAAGATTTCGGGTTTCGGCATGACCTCCACCACTACACGTGACATAGCCCCGATCTTATCGGCACTACAGGACTCCGACTCGCCAGGAACGTCGAGGGCCACCGGTGCAGCGTCCCCGGACTCCCCGGAAACGCTATCCCGCGAAGCCCTCGCGTGCTTGTCATCGTCGGCCTCATTGTGAGGCGTCTCATCGCTGACCTCATCAGACACGTGCCCGCCAGTCAGACGTGCCCAGGCCTCCTCATAACGCCGACTGGTGGCCTTGACGACCTCCTCTGGGAGGGCAGGCGGCTCCTGGTCACTAGCGCGATCCCAACCGGACTCATTCGTGAGCCAATCGCGCACATATTGCTTATCGAAGGAATCTGCCCCCTTGCCGGGCTGCCACGTCTCAGCGTCCCAGAATCGCGAAGAATCAGGGGTAAGCACCTCGTCAGCTAGCACGATGGTGCCGTCGACACGACGCCCGAATTCAAGCTTGGTATCGGCCAGGAGGATGCCTCGCTTCCGAGCGATCTCCTCTGCACGCTGGTAGACCCGCAGCGAAAGGTCATGCAGCTGCGCTGCAACATCGGGACCGACGAGTTCTACCAGGCGTAGATAGTCGATGTTCTCGTCATGTTCTCCCTGCGGGGCCTTAATTGCCGGGGTGAAAATGGGCTCTTCGAGCCGGGACCCATTCTGCAGCCCCTCGGGAAGGCGGATTCCGCACACGGCCTGGTTGCGCTGATATTCGGCCCACCCTGAACCGGTGAGGTAGCCCCGCACGACGCATTCGACCGGGAACATGTCGAGTTCCTCAACGACCATGGCGCGCCCTGCGACCTCGGCGGGGACATCCACGCTCACGAGATGGTTATCGACGATGTCGGCCAATTGGTCGAACCACCACAAGGACATATTCGTCAAGATGGCTCCCTTGCCGGGAACATCGGGGGTCAGGACGTGGTCGTAGGCGCTAATCCGGTCCGTAGCGACCATAAGCAGGCGGCCCGGCTGATCGGGAAGACGATAGAGGCGTCGGACCTTGCCCTCAGCCAGCAATGGAAGATTGAGGTGCGAAGTGACCATGGGGGCATCATGCCACGGGTGCGGGCCCTGGCGACACAGAGAGTCCCGAGTTCACGATCTTTATAGTTATTGGCTATAGATAATATGTTTAGTGATAGCCTTGATCTATCACATCGTCGACGAGAGAGGACACCCATGAGTCTCATCAACACCAAGATCCTTCCATTCAAGGCCAACGCTTTCCGCAACGGGGACTTCATCGAGGTCTCCGATTCCGACATCAACGGCAAGTGGGCCGTGTTCTTCTTTTACCCCGGTGACTTCACCTTCGTCTGCCCCACCGAGTTGGGCGACCTCGCCGACCACTATGAGGAACTGCAGGCCATGGGGGTCGAGGTGTTCTCGGTGTCCACCGATTCGCACTTCGTGCACAAAGCGTGGCATGCCGACTCCGACACCGTCGGCAAGGTGAACTACACGATGATCGGCGACCCGAACCTGCAGCTGACCCGCAACTTCGACGTCGAGCGCGAGGGTGCCGGACAGGCCGATCGCGCCACCTTCCTCGTCGACCCTGACGGCATCATTCAGTTCTACGAGCTCACCGCTGAAGGAATTGGACGTAATGCCACCGAGCTAGTCCGCAAGGTTAAGGCCGCCCAATACATCTACACCCACCCAGGCGAGGTGTGCCCCGCCAAGTGGGAAGAAGGCGATGAGACCCTCGCCCCGTCGATCGACCTCGTCGGCAAGATTTGAGTTCCGACCCGAGCATCTGCTGCAGGGGCGCTCGTCCCTGCGGCGGATCCCCAGACCGGTACCCTTCCCTCCCCCTCCTCACCCCTTCAGGAGAACCATGCTTGATAACGCCCTGACCACTCAGCTCAAGACCTACCTCGAGATGGTGCGCGAGCCGATCGTCCTGGTGCCTTCCCCATACCGGGGTGACGACGCCGCAAAATCGTCAAAGTCGGCTCACATGGACGAGCTTTTATCCGAGATCGCCGCCTTGTCTGACAAAGTGAGCGTCGGTAAGCCCGTCGACAATGAGCGCACCCCCTCCTTTGCCATCACCCGCCCCGGTAGCCCCATCGACATCCGCTTTGCGGGCCTGCCGATGGGCCACGAATTCACCTCACTCGTGCTGGCCCTGCTGCAGGTAGGTGGACACCCCGTCAAGGAGGAGCAGTCCCTCATCGACGCCGTGCGCGCGGTCAAGGGTGAGCACCACTTCGTCACCTACATGTCACTAACCTGCCAAAATTGCCCGACGGTAGTGCAGGACCTCAACGCAATGGCCGTCCTCAACCCGAATATTCACCACACCGCCGTTGACGGTGGCACCCACACCGATGAGGTAGAAGCCAAAGGAATCGCCTCGGTGCCGGCCATCTACCTGGACGGCGAGGACTGGGGCTCCGGGCGCATGGACATGGCCGAAATCCTCGAGCGTCTCGACGCCGACGCCGCCCAGGGAGCCAAGGAAGACCTCTCGCAGCGCGACCCCTACGACGTGCTCGTCGTAGGGGCGGGTCCCGCCGGTGCCGCGGCCGCCGTGTACGCGGCTCGTAAGGGCATTCGCACCGCCATGGTCGGGTCTCGAATCGGCGGCCAGGTACTCGATACCGAGGCCATCGACAACCTCATCTCGGTGCCGCACACCACCGGTCCGCGTCTGGCCGACGCCCTCCGCAGCCACGTCAACGACTACAACATTGACGTTATTGAGCGTCAGACCGCCAGCGCCATAGAGACCACCGGCGGTATGACCACCGTGCATCTGACCGACGGCGACCTGCGGGCGCGCTCAGTCATCGTGGCCACCGGTGCCCGCTGGCGCAACCTTGGCGTGCCTGGCGAGAAGGAATACCGCACCAAGGGTGTGACCTACTGCCCGCACTGCGATGGCCCGCTATTCACAGGCAAAAAGGTGGCCGTCGTCGGAGGTGGAAACTCCGGCATTGAGGCCGCTATCGACCTTGCCGGCGTCGTCGACCACGTCACCGTCGTGGAGTTCCTCGACGCCCTCAAGGCTGACGACGTACTACTACGCACCCTGAACTCACTGCCGAACGTCGACGTCATCACCTCGGCCCGCACCACCCAGATCCTCGGCGACGGATCCAAGGTGACCGGTCTGGAGTACGAGGACCGCACCAGCGGCGACGTTAAGACCATCGAGCTAGCAGGTGTGTTTGTCCAAATCGGTCTGCTGCCCAACACCGAATGGCTCGAAGGTGCCCTGGAGCGCAACCAGCGGGGAGAAATCGTCATCGACGAGCGTGGCACCACCTCAGCCCCCGGAATCTTCGCCGCCGGTGACTGCACCACTCAGCCGTACAAGCAGATCATCATCTCGATGGGGGCCGGCGCCACCGCTGCTCTAGGCGCCTTCGACCACCTCATCCGTCAAAATCCGACACAGAACTGAGGCCGTGTGAACCTTCATGATCTGCGGTATTTCGTCGCCCTGGCCGAAGAACACCACTTCGGCCGGGCTGCGGCGTCATGCGGTGTCAGCCAGCCCACCCTCTCAACTCAAATCCACCGGCTCGAGAACGAGCTCGGCGTGGTGCTGGCCGTGAGGGTGGGACGACGCATCGAGATCACCCCAGTGGGGGAACGCATCGCCCAAGCTGCCCGTGACATGCTGGTGCTATCCGACGACATCCGGACCATGGCGCGGGAGGAAGCCGACCGGATGACCCTCCAGCTGAGGGTCGGGGTATTCCCCACCTTAGGGCCGTTCGTGTTGCCTCAGGTGATCGCCCGATGTGACCAGCACGAGCCTGGCGTGAACATCCATATCGTCGAGAAGCGCACGGCAGAGCTGTTGGAGGCAATCCGCAACGGACAGTTAGACGTCGCCGCAGTGGCAGCCCCCGTTAATGATGACTCTTTGGTGACTATTCCCGTTTTTCGGGAGGAGTTCTTGCTCGTGACGGGGGCTGACGATGAGTTGGCCCGTGAGGAACGACCAATCAATCCGCACGACGTTCCCACCGAAGGGCTCATCCTCATGTCGGAGGGACACTGTCTAAGAGACCAGGTGCTTGAGGTGTGCAGCCCGTCTCATCCGCTGCCTCCCGACACCCTCACGGCGGGATCCCTCGAGACGCTCCGCGAACTCGTATCGGTGGGCGCCGGTCGAACCCTCATGCCGCGCAGTGCGATCTCGGCACCACTTCATGCGGACCCGCGCATCGTGGTGCGGGAGTTCACCCACCCCAGACCCCACCGCGACATCGTGGTGGCTGGCAGACCGGCCACAATGCACCGTCCGGCGGTGCAGACCCTGACCACCATCCTGCGGCAGCTACCAGGTGACGTCGTCGAGCCTCTCGGCGTTGCCGGAGCATCGTTGTGCTCTCACGGGATGTGATGACAACGTGGTGCGTGCCCCGGCACGATCACCTCACAACACCAGACCAGGCAGGTAGTTGGCAGCCTTCGGGTATTCCCGAACAATGTCCTCCACCTTGGCGCACAGCGCCTCGACCTGATCCTGGGCGCCACCAGTGAGATCCAGCGGAGAGGACACCAAACCACGTAGCTGCTCCTTGGTGAGCGGGATGCGCGGATCGGCGGCCAGACGGGCGAAAAGGTCGTTACCAGTGCGACCGGTTTCGCGCATGTCGAGGGCCACGGCTACGGCGTGTTCCTTGATGGCCTCATGGGCGTCCTCCCGACCGACGCCAGCACGCACACAAGCCATAAGGACCTTAGTAGTCGTCAGGAAGGGCAGGTAGCGCTCAAGCTCAGCCTCAATGACAGCGGGGAACGCCCCGAAGTCGCCAAGGATCGTCAAAAAGGTCTCAAAAGCACCATCAATGGCATAGAAGGAATCGGGCAGCGCCACACGACGCACCACCGAACAGGACACGTCACCCTCGTTCCACTGCACTCCCGCCAGACCGGTGGCCATAGTCAAATAGCCACGTAACACAACAAGGAAGCCGTTGACCCGCTCGCAGGAACGAGCATTCATCTTGTGCGGCATCGCCGAGGAACCCACCTGGCCGGGCTTGAACCCCTCGGTGACAAGTTCGTTACCGGCCATAAGGCGGATAGACGTCGCCAGGTTAGACGGGCCTGACAGCACCTGCACCAGAGTTGACATGACCTCAAAGTCCAAGGACCTCGGGTAAATCTGACCGGTCGAAGTGAGTACCTGGTTAAACCCCAGATGATCAGCAACGCGATGCTCAAGATCGTCAAGCTTGGACTCATCACCGCCAAGCAGGTCAAGCATGTCCTGGGCAGTTCCCATCGGGCCCTTGATACCACGAGCCGGGTAGCGCTCAATGAGCTCGTTGACGTGATCCCATGCCACCAGCATCTCATCGATAGCGGTGGCGAACCGCTTGCCCAGGGTCGTCACCTGGGCGGCAACATTGTGAGAGCGTCCAGCAATGGCTTGATCGGAGAACTGAGCGGCCAGGCGCGACAGCTGGTTGAGCGTGGCAACCATTTTGTCGCGCACTAGCCGCAGCGACTCCAGCACCTGCATCTGCTCAATGTTTTCGGTGAGGTCACGGCTCGTCATGCCCTTGTGAATGTGCTCATGACCGGCCAGGGCGTTGAACTCCTCAATCCTGGCCTTGACGTCATGACGAGTAATCGCCTCCCGCTCGGCGATCGAGTCAAGGTCAACGTCGTCGAGAACCGCCTGGTAGTCGGCCAACACCTGTTCGGGATCGTCGCCACCAAAGCTCACACCGAGATCGGCTTGAGCTTCCATGACGGTCAGCCAGAGTCTGCGCTCAGCACGGATTTTGTTTTCCGGCGTCCAGATGGAACGCATGGCCGCGGAGGCATAACGGGTGGCAAGGATATTGGGTACGCTCATGAAGACTCCCCGTCGGTCAGGTTGGTGGAATTCTCGGACTGCGGTGCGCGTCCGTCAGCCATTTCGTCAACGGCCTCGAGCTCGGCTGCATGGCGGGCAATGTCCGTGCGGTGGAACCCGTCACTAACCTCCAACTGGTCGATCCTGCGGTAGGCGTCAGCGCGGGCTCCGGCCAGAGTTTCGCCGTGGCCGAGCACGACGAGAACGCGGCCACCACTGGTAACGAGGCCGTCCCCTTCGATACGAGTCCCAGCGTGCAAAACGTCCTCGTCGTCAACCGGGGCGACGACCCGGCGCCCTTTCGCCGGGCAAGCGGGATAACCCTCGCTGGCCATCACGACGCCGACGGCTGCGCCACAACGGAAGCGAAGACCGTCAACACCGGACAGGTCTCCACGAGCCGCGGCAGCCATGATCTGGGCCATAGGTGACTCCACCATACTCAGTAGTGGCTCAGTCTCGGGATCGCCGAATCGCACGTTGAACTCAACGACTTTGGGACCAGCAGAAGTGAGCGCCAACCCCACGTAAAGCAGGCCGACGAATGGGGTACCGCGATCCGCCATGGCCCTCAGGGTTGGCGAGATGATGGTAGTCGACACCGTCTCGACGAGATCGTCTGGGGCCCACGGCAACGGGGTGTAGGCACCCATGCCACCGGTGTTCGGACCAACTCCCCCATTCCCGACCCGCTTAAAGTCCTGGGCCGGCTGCATCGGAAGGGCACGGGTGCCATCACAGATAGCAAAAAGACTTACCTCCGGGCCGTCAAGGTACTCCTCAACGACCACCCGGTGATCGGACTCGAAACACCGTTTGGCATGAGCGAGAGCCTCGGCGCGATCGTGTGTGACGACGACTCCCTTGCCCCCGGCCAGACCATCGTCCTTGACCACGTATGGTGGCCCGAACTCGTCAAGGGCAGCCGAGACGGAATTGGCATCGTCGCAAGAACGGGAGGCTGCCGTCGGCACACGGGCAGCAGCCATCACTTCCTTGGCGAAAGCCTTCGACCCTTCCAACTGGGCGGCCTCGGCACTTGGACCGAAGCAGTCGATCCCGGACTCGCGCAGAGCATCGGCCACCCCGGCAACCAGCGGCGCCTCCGGGCCGACGACGACGAGGTCAGCTTCCAGGCCACGCGCCAAGGAGACAACGGCATCACAATCGCACGGATCCAACGGATGATTCGTGGCGAAGGATGCCGTCCCCGGGTTACCGGGAGCGACGTGGACGGCGGCAACCTCTGGGTCACGATGGCAGGCCAAGGCAAGGGCATGCTCGCGGCCACCGGACCCAAGGACGAGAACAGTCATGCTGGACACGGGGACTAGCCTAGAACCTACAGCGTCTATTCCCGTCAGCCGGGAGGAATCAGTCAATGAGGTCGTTGATCACGACTGACTCGTCGCGTCCGGCCCCCACGCCGATCCCGGAGACCCGAGTACCCACAAGCTCCTCTAGACGACGCACGTAAGCCTGACAGTTGCGCGGCAGATCATCGAAGGAACGTGCCGTAGAAATGTCTTCACTCCAGCCATCCAGGAACTCATAGACCGGCTTGGCGTGGTGCAAATCGGACTGGGTGACGGGC
Protein-coding regions in this window:
- a CDS encoding N-acetylglucosamine kinase, which translates into the protein MNDAVRSDSSPVLAVDAGQSSTRVRCEPGPWGPGWIVTSSGVRTALPLAQQFATIMHDVATAHPEITQSEYTVAIGSSGARDDEDPIPVLHALKPFGVSRVLLAHDSITSYLGALGDQLGVVTASGTGVITLAVGRHNVARVDGWGYIIGDAGSAFWLGRHGLDAVMRAHDGRGEPTVLSHTIGNDFDDIEAAYLELHADPLMVSRIAAYSATVTAAAEEGDHVSRDICVRAAHELAHSTVTGLRQTELTDADSPAVGLLGGVMKSQLIHTAITREISAAMPGARIVEPLGEGLDGAAALPTVSPESPLGQRIHVAQ
- a CDS encoding phosphoribosylaminoimidazolesuccinocarboxamide synthase yields the protein MVTSHLNLPLLAEGKVRRLYRLPDQPGRLLMVATDRISAYDHVLTPDVPGKGAILTNMSLWWFDQLADIVDNHLVSVDVPAEVAGRAMVVEELDMFPVECVVRGYLTGSGWAEYQRNQAVCGIRLPEGLQNGSRLEEPIFTPAIKAPQGEHDENIDYLRLVELVGPDVAAQLHDLSLRVYQRAEEIARKRGILLADTKLEFGRRVDGTIVLADEVLTPDSSRFWDAETWQPGKGADSFDKQYVRDWLTNESGWDRASDQEPPALPEEVVKATSRRYEEAWARLTGGHVSDEVSDETPHNEADDDKHARASRDSVSGESGDAAPVALDVPGESESCSADKIGAMSRVVVEVMPKPEILDPQGKAITSVLARLGHDGLTVRQGKRFEITGEGLEDRLDEIRQVASELLANTVIESFDVHVED
- the purB gene encoding adenylosuccinate lyase, which encodes MSVPNILATRYASAAMRSIWTPENKIRAERRLWLTVMEAQADLGVSFGGDDPEQVLADYQAVLDDVDLDSIAEREAITRHDVKARIEEFNALAGHEHIHKGMTSRDLTENIEQMQVLESLRLVRDKMVATLNQLSRLAAQFSDQAIAGRSHNVAAQVTTLGKRFATAIDEMLVAWDHVNELIERYPARGIKGPMGTAQDMLDLLGGDESKLDDLEHRVADHLGFNQVLTSTGQIYPRSLDFEVMSTLVQVLSGPSNLATSIRLMAGNELVTEGFKPGQVGSSAMPHKMNARSCERVNGFLVVLRGYLTMATGLAGVQWNEGDVSCSVVRRVALPDSFYAIDGAFETFLTILGDFGAFPAVIEAELERYLPFLTTTKVLMACVRAGVGREDAHEAIKEHAVAVALDMRETGRTGNDLFARLAADPRIPLTKEQLRGLVSSPLDLTGGAQDQVEALCAKVEDIVREYPKAANYLPGLVL
- the ahpC gene encoding alkyl hydroperoxide reductase subunit C: MSLINTKILPFKANAFRNGDFIEVSDSDINGKWAVFFFYPGDFTFVCPTELGDLADHYEELQAMGVEVFSVSTDSHFVHKAWHADSDTVGKVNYTMIGDPNLQLTRNFDVEREGAGQADRATFLVDPDGIIQFYELTAEGIGRNATELVRKVKAAQYIYTHPGEVCPAKWEEGDETLAPSIDLVGKI
- the purD gene encoding phosphoribosylamine--glycine ligase encodes the protein MTVLVLGSGGREHALALACHRDPEVAAVHVAPGNPGTASFATNHPLDPCDCDAVVSLARGLEADLVVVGPEAPLVAGVADALRESGIDCFGPSAEAAQLEGSKAFAKEVMAAARVPTAASRSCDDANSVSAALDEFGPPYVVKDDGLAGGKGVVVTHDRAEALAHAKRCFESDHRVVVEEYLDGPEVSLFAICDGTRALPMQPAQDFKRVGNGGVGPNTGGMGAYTPLPWAPDDLVETVSTTIISPTLRAMADRGTPFVGLLYVGLALTSAGPKVVEFNVRFGDPETEPLLSMVESPMAQIMAAAARGDLSGVDGLRFRCGAAVGVVMASEGYPACPAKGRRVVAPVDDEDVLHAGTRIEGDGLVTSGGRVLVVLGHGETLAGARADAYRRIDQLEVSDGFHRTDIARHAAELEAVDEMADGRAPQSENSTNLTDGESS
- the purQ gene encoding phosphoribosylformylglycinamidine synthase subunit PurQ, with product MVRIGVVTFPGTLDDQDAARAVRLAGAEPVSLWYASTDLAGVDAVILPGGFSYGDYLRAGALAAASPVMSSIRRAVDGGLPVLGICNGFQVLCESHLLPGTLMRNEKRRFHCSVQQLQVASVDTVWTCDFRPSERIHIAAKHGEGNYVADAATVAALEANNRVVFRYTANPNGSVHDIAGITNEAGNVVGLMPHPEHSVEELTGAGTDGLGFFRSLMTFLSAQL
- the ahpF gene encoding alkyl hydroperoxide reductase subunit F yields the protein MLDNALTTQLKTYLEMVREPIVLVPSPYRGDDAAKSSKSAHMDELLSEIAALSDKVSVGKPVDNERTPSFAITRPGSPIDIRFAGLPMGHEFTSLVLALLQVGGHPVKEEQSLIDAVRAVKGEHHFVTYMSLTCQNCPTVVQDLNAMAVLNPNIHHTAVDGGTHTDEVEAKGIASVPAIYLDGEDWGSGRMDMAEILERLDADAAQGAKEDLSQRDPYDVLVVGAGPAGAAAAVYAARKGIRTAMVGSRIGGQVLDTEAIDNLISVPHTTGPRLADALRSHVNDYNIDVIERQTASAIETTGGMTTVHLTDGDLRARSVIVATGARWRNLGVPGEKEYRTKGVTYCPHCDGPLFTGKKVAVVGGGNSGIEAAIDLAGVVDHVTVVEFLDALKADDVLLRTLNSLPNVDVITSARTTQILGDGSKVTGLEYEDRTSGDVKTIELAGVFVQIGLLPNTEWLEGALERNQRGEIVIDERGTTSAPGIFAAGDCTTQPYKQIIISMGAGATAALGAFDHLIRQNPTQN
- a CDS encoding hydrogen peroxide-inducible genes activator, giving the protein MNLHDLRYFVALAEEHHFGRAAASCGVSQPTLSTQIHRLENELGVVLAVRVGRRIEITPVGERIAQAARDMLVLSDDIRTMAREEADRMTLQLRVGVFPTLGPFVLPQVIARCDQHEPGVNIHIVEKRTAELLEAIRNGQLDVAAVAAPVNDDSLVTIPVFREEFLLVTGADDELAREERPINPHDVPTEGLILMSEGHCLRDQVLEVCSPSHPLPPDTLTAGSLETLRELVSVGAGRTLMPRSAISAPLHADPRIVVREFTHPRPHRDIVVAGRPATMHRPAVQTLTTILRQLPGDVVEPLGVAGASLCSHGM